The Epilithonimonas zeae genome contains a region encoding:
- a CDS encoding MbnP family protein: MKIYKLLSLLFITFLTLSSCSNSDDDDIQDNTTGSLQVKFENGFNNLSDIVLNQTTQTSSNGQKHQFSTLKYIISNISLIDENGAEFKYNYNNPDKGAFIINQSEATGGIVYINLTEIPKGNYKKIKLGLGISPIAYLIGQDGQGLFWEKAKQEGMAWSWAAGYIFTKLEGKYGTSTPDTEFMNHCGNMGDTTANGTADLYREVVLDLPTTARVTKEITPSVHILADFNQYLSGKTTLSLNTSNNMAMGSSAHLVNVSNNLINMFKVDHVHND, encoded by the coding sequence ATGAAAATCTATAAACTCTTATCATTACTATTCATTACATTCTTAACCCTTTCATCTTGCAGTAACAGCGATGATGACGATATCCAAGATAACACAACTGGAAGTCTTCAAGTTAAGTTCGAAAACGGTTTCAATAACCTTAGCGATATTGTCCTTAATCAGACAACTCAAACTTCATCCAATGGACAGAAACATCAGTTTTCAACTCTCAAATACATCATCAGCAATATTTCCTTAATCGATGAAAACGGAGCTGAATTCAAGTACAATTACAACAATCCAGACAAAGGTGCTTTTATAATCAATCAGTCTGAAGCGACGGGCGGAATTGTGTATATCAACCTTACCGAAATCCCAAAAGGCAACTACAAGAAAATCAAACTAGGTTTGGGAATCAGTCCGATTGCTTATTTGATTGGTCAGGACGGACAAGGACTGTTCTGGGAAAAAGCCAAACAGGAAGGGATGGCTTGGTCTTGGGCAGCCGGTTACATCTTCACAAAACTAGAAGGTAAATATGGAACCTCTACACCTGATACTGAGTTTATGAACCATTGCGGTAATATGGGCGATACAACAGCCAATGGTACAGCAGATTTATACAGAGAAGTGGTTTTGGATTTACCAACTACAGCCAGAGTGACTAAAGAGATTACGCCTTCTGTACATATCTTGGCAGACTTTAATCAGTACTTGAGCGGAAAAACAACTTTATCGTTAAATACTTCCAACAATATGGCGATGGGAAGCAGTGCGCATTTAGTCAATGTCAGCAATAACCTCATTAATATGTTCAAAGTTGACCACGTTCACAATGATTAA
- a CDS encoding tRNA methyl transferase PRC-barrel domain-containing protein, whose translation MTQKGQIVEIPASSPIYSRELPRFHSKKDELIWKSQKKEYSLFDGFLVGEHQGVENFKIGQRKGINVGGKKEPLYVINIDEKENRLFVGAGDSHPGLLTCVIRLGENLELSDINFSNEELENGIDIEISTQINENKIQSKLYRFDNSFFLEFENKVSVIIEEHPFDIIYQNKIIKTT comes from the coding sequence ATGACCCAAAAAGGACAAATAGTTGAAATACCTGCAAGCTCTCCAATCTATAGTAGAGAATTGCCAAGATTTCATTCAAAGAAAGATGAACTCATCTGGAAATCCCAGAAAAAAGAGTACTCGCTGTTTGATGGTTTTTTGGTCGGAGAACATCAGGGAGTAGAAAATTTCAAGATTGGACAAAGAAAAGGAATCAATGTTGGTGGAAAAAAAGAGCCTTTGTATGTCATTAATATTGATGAAAAAGAAAACAGGCTTTTTGTGGGCGCAGGAGATTCTCATCCGGGACTTTTGACATGTGTTATTCGCCTTGGAGAAAATTTAGAATTAAGTGATATTAATTTTTCTAACGAAGAATTAGAAAATGGAATTGATATAGAAATTTCGACTCAGATTAATGAAAATAAAATTCAGTCTAAGCTTTATAGGTTTGACAACAGTTTTTTTCTGGAGTTTGAAAACAAAGTCTCAGTAATTATTGAGGAACATCCATTCGATATCATTTATCAAAATAAAATTATTAAAACAACCTAA
- a CDS encoding superoxide dismutase — MKIKKIFLASAISAATFAAAQFKQTPLPYAYNALEGSVDAQTMEIHYSKHAAAYVSNLNKAIAGTPLEKESLEKILSHVSKESPAVRNNAGGHYNHELFWTVLTPEKNTQPSAKLAKAINDSFGSLDALKEKLSKAGADRFGSGWAWLVVTADKKLAVTSSGNQDNPLMDIAEVKGTPIFGIDVWEHAYYLKYQNKRADYLAALWNVTNWKEISRRYEEAIK; from the coding sequence ATGAAAATCAAGAAAATATTTCTGGCAAGTGCAATTTCTGCAGCGACTTTTGCAGCAGCACAATTCAAGCAAACGCCACTTCCTTATGCTTATAACGCTTTGGAAGGTTCTGTAGATGCACAGACAATGGAAATCCATTATTCAAAGCACGCTGCGGCCTATGTTTCTAATCTTAATAAGGCTATCGCTGGAACACCACTGGAAAAAGAGAGCTTGGAAAAGATTCTTTCCCACGTTTCAAAAGAAAGCCCTGCTGTTAGAAATAATGCTGGTGGACATTACAACCACGAGTTATTTTGGACAGTTTTGACACCTGAGAAAAACACGCAGCCTTCTGCAAAATTAGCAAAAGCAATCAACGATTCTTTCGGTAGTTTGGATGCGTTGAAAGAGAAACTAAGTAAAGCTGGTGCAGACCGTTTCGGTTCTGGTTGGGCTTGGTTAGTGGTGACGGCTGATAAAAAATTAGCGGTTACCTCTTCTGGAAATCAGGACAATCCGTTGATGGATATCGCTGAGGTCAAAGGAACGCCAATCTTCGGAATCGACGTTTGGGAGCACGCTTATTACCTGAAATATCAGAACAAAAGAGCAGATTATTTGGCAGCACTTTGGAATGTTACCAACTGGAAAGAAATCAGCAGAAGATACGAGGAAGCTATTAAATAA
- a CDS encoding SCO family protein, with the protein MINRKKQKSFQKSKLILPIIVFAVLFLVIGIGMSYFKKSLYTVMKVPDFALTDQNSKKITNKDMLGKVYLVEFFYSRCPTICPVMNSNMKYIDEQINNKDFGIISISIDPTNDTPEVLKNHARMIGADSPNWHFLSGDRDYIGNLADMFDIYVGDKEDDSESLNHSGMIALVDKEGNLRCRFDENNMPILYYSGLNYEDEAGTKTSLRGKYHPDREKLIEDIRKLLK; encoded by the coding sequence ATGATAAACAGAAAGAAACAGAAGTCTTTTCAGAAAAGCAAACTGATTCTGCCGATAATAGTTTTTGCGGTATTATTTTTGGTCATAGGAATTGGGATGAGCTATTTCAAGAAAAGTCTTTATACGGTAATGAAAGTTCCGGATTTTGCGTTGACTGACCAAAACTCCAAGAAGATTACCAATAAGGATATGCTGGGGAAAGTTTATCTTGTGGAGTTCTTTTACAGCCGTTGTCCCACGATTTGCCCCGTGATGAATTCGAATATGAAATACATCGATGAGCAAATCAACAATAAAGATTTCGGGATTATCTCAATCAGTATTGACCCAACAAATGATACGCCTGAAGTGTTGAAAAATCACGCTAGAATGATTGGTGCTGATTCTCCTAATTGGCATTTTCTATCGGGAGACCGAGATTATATCGGTAACTTAGCGGATATGTTCGATATTTATGTGGGGGACAAAGAAGATGATTCGGAGAGTCTTAATCACAGCGGGATGATTGCTTTGGTGGACAAAGAAGGGAATCTGCGTTGCCGATTCGATGAGAACAATATGCCGATTCTTTATTATTCAGGTTTGAATTACGAAGATGAAGCTGGAACTAAAACAAGTCTGCGAGGAAAGTACCATCCGGACAGGGAAAAATTGATAGAAGATATCAGAAAATTATTAAAATAA
- a CDS encoding sensor histidine kinase gives MNRKRNITMILFTFSLVILVVLQGYYIYNSYRLQERDLIIRARAIADKTLETMERYETETNEEKLVGDFERLKTGITIQKEKITNPERIYSSEKLYNKKLEKILKDNIADSGFEIAMKSEIYSILDEVQKMELLPSGRSLVLYQTVKKMTKPLTINEGKWSSRQTRENTDLKLDEKNYYLVKSKSTFQLLNVKILVLKKIIPLIIISLLIVILIVILFRNSIKNLNRQEKKISQLHTTIDSIAHELNTPITTLKFSIAQSSDSETKALLERQITRLENIVSSIHNNDSDDVLIDKKDIENYFLEIKKSFDKIDFKIKIDFTENKSLYQNDFKQIIDNLIDNSSKYGAKEIEVLIKFNKLIEMEVSDDGIGIPREEKQNIFDKYYRITRDENLHVNGLGVGLFLVKKIVDKYKGDIDVNPKKKGVSFKITIPNEA, from the coding sequence ATGAATCGGAAGAGAAACATCACGATGATTTTGTTCACGTTCAGCCTTGTTATTTTGGTTGTTCTGCAAGGCTATTATATCTACAATTCTTATCGTCTTCAGGAAAGAGACCTTATTATACGAGCTAGAGCCATTGCTGACAAAACGTTGGAGACAATGGAAAGATATGAAACTGAAACGAATGAAGAAAAACTAGTTGGCGATTTTGAGAGATTGAAAACTGGTATTACGATTCAAAAAGAAAAGATTACAAATCCTGAAAGAATTTATAGTTCTGAGAAGTTGTACAACAAAAAATTAGAAAAAATTCTTAAAGACAATATTGCAGATTCTGGTTTTGAGATTGCAATGAAAAGCGAAATCTATTCAATATTAGATGAGGTTCAGAAAATGGAACTTTTGCCGTCTGGTCGGTCGCTCGTTTTGTATCAAACTGTAAAAAAAATGACAAAACCTTTGACTATTAATGAGGGTAAATGGTCGAGTCGTCAAACGAGAGAAAATACAGATTTGAAACTGGATGAGAAAAACTATTATTTGGTAAAGTCCAAATCGACTTTCCAACTTTTGAATGTCAAAATTTTAGTTTTAAAGAAAATTATTCCGTTGATTATCATTAGTTTATTGATTGTAATTCTAATTGTAATCCTATTCCGAAATAGTATCAAAAACCTAAATCGTCAGGAAAAGAAAATCTCACAGCTTCACACAACAATTGATTCCATCGCTCACGAACTCAATACGCCAATTACAACTTTGAAATTTTCAATCGCTCAATCTTCGGATTCTGAAACCAAAGCTTTATTGGAACGTCAAATCACACGTCTTGAGAATATCGTTTCATCCATTCATAATAATGATTCTGATGATGTTTTAATTGATAAAAAAGACATCGAGAATTACTTTTTAGAAATTAAAAAATCCTTTGATAAAATCGATTTCAAAATTAAAATTGATTTTACTGAGAATAAGTCGTTGTATCAAAATGATTTCAAACAAATAATAGATAATCTTATCGATAATTCGTCAAAATACGGAGCAAAGGAAATCGAAGTTTTGATTAAGTTTAATAAGCTTATTGAAATGGAAGTTTCCGACGACGGAATCGGAATTCCGAGAGAAGAAAAACAAAATATTTTTGATAAATATTATCGCATCACGCGAGATGAAAATCTTCACGTGAACGGTCTTGGAGTCGGTCTTTTTTTAGTTAAAAAAATCGTTGATAAATACAAAGGCGATATCGACGTGAATCCAAAAAAGAAAGGAGTTTCATTTAAAATAACAATTCCGAATGAAGCCTAA
- a CDS encoding YHS domain-containing protein has protein sequence MKFNILMILLSVSALSCAQETPKVKQVSKMKPKTDLKGVKVVNADDPICHMKTAEFLKDTVNYKGKTYGFCSDHCKKEFKKSPVKYALK, from the coding sequence ATGAAATTCAATATTTTGATGATACTGCTTTCGGTGTCTGCTCTGTCTTGTGCGCAGGAAACACCCAAAGTAAAACAGGTTTCCAAAATGAAACCTAAGACCGACCTCAAAGGAGTGAAAGTCGTGAATGCAGATGACCCGATCTGTCATATGAAAACAGCTGAATTCCTAAAAGATACTGTAAACTATAAAGGAAAAACTTATGGCTTCTGCAGCGACCACTGCAAAAAAGAATTCAAGAAAAGTCCTGTCAAATACGCCCTGAAATGA
- a CDS encoding endonuclease: MKLKVSFLASMISFIGFAQSAPSYYSGVNFNKTKNELKADLATLITTTHTQTIAYSAGLASLFKTSDADPANPNNILLMYGSQSSGTHQRSRPYSGSWNREHVYAKSKGTPNLGTSGPGSDGHHLRPADNTLNSTRGSLLFDDGTGATAYKTSRGGWYPGDEWKGDVARILMYMYVRYNTRCLPLNITMNPSTYSSDFPDILLKWNAEDPVSDFERQRNNVVFGIQHNRNPFIDNAYLATVIWGGPAAQNTWPDTFNGGSTTDTEAPTVPTNLSVTGTTSSSISLSWTASTDNVGVSGYDIYANNTYKTTVTTNSGTISGLNSATTYILYVVAKDAAGNKSNNSDTVESTTSGHGNPGEPETTCGTEDFETIPATNSSYLDRQWVNKGITWTATYARTDKQIHIDGDNNRAICLRKGSLKSSTISGGIGSLTVKTYLPFADSAGNYILKVNGVVKGQIPYSKTATTTTISNIDVEGDVVIELVDDTTSNRVSFDNLSWTCYTKLAVSESSAKNQKLTVYPNPVKNSELFISGISKNETVQIYSANGQLVQTVNNVNNNEKINLKKLSKGVYFVKTKSSSTKVIVD; the protein is encoded by the coding sequence ATGAAGTTAAAAGTTTCTTTTTTAGCAAGTATGATTTCGTTTATTGGTTTTGCACAGTCGGCTCCGTCTTACTATTCTGGGGTTAACTTTAACAAAACTAAAAATGAATTAAAAGCTGATCTTGCAACATTAATTACAACAACCCATACACAGACAATTGCATACTCTGCAGGGTTGGCATCACTTTTCAAAACGAGTGACGCAGATCCGGCTAACCCAAACAACATCTTATTGATGTATGGATCTCAGAGTTCTGGTACGCACCAGAGAAGCCGTCCTTATAGTGGAAGTTGGAACAGAGAGCACGTTTATGCAAAATCAAAAGGAACGCCTAACTTGGGAACTTCTGGTCCTGGTTCAGATGGTCACCACCTTCGTCCGGCAGACAATACTTTGAACAGTACAAGAGGAAGTTTGTTATTTGATGACGGAACCGGAGCAACAGCTTACAAAACAAGTCGTGGTGGATGGTATCCTGGAGACGAATGGAAAGGAGATGTTGCCAGAATCTTGATGTATATGTATGTAAGATACAACACGAGATGTCTTCCTTTGAACATCACAATGAATCCTTCAACTTATTCTTCAGATTTCCCAGATATTCTTTTGAAATGGAATGCTGAAGATCCAGTTTCTGATTTTGAAAGACAAAGAAATAATGTTGTTTTTGGAATTCAGCATAACAGAAATCCATTTATTGACAATGCTTATTTAGCAACTGTAATTTGGGGAGGTCCTGCAGCTCAGAATACTTGGCCGGATACCTTCAATGGTGGAAGTACTACTGATACAGAGGCGCCAACTGTACCAACAAATCTTAGTGTTACAGGGACTACTTCTTCTAGCATTTCATTATCCTGGACAGCTTCTACCGATAATGTTGGGGTTAGCGGATATGATATCTATGCGAACAATACATATAAAACTACGGTTACTACAAACAGCGGAACAATCTCAGGACTTAATTCTGCTACAACTTATATTTTGTATGTTGTAGCAAAAGATGCGGCGGGTAATAAATCTAATAATAGTGATACAGTAGAGAGCACAACATCAGGACACGGAAATCCAGGTGAGCCAGAGACAACTTGTGGAACTGAGGATTTTGAAACTATACCAGCTACTAACTCATCTTACCTTGACAGACAATGGGTTAATAAAGGCATTACATGGACTGCCACTTATGCTAGAACGGATAAGCAAATTCATATCGATGGAGATAACAACAGAGCAATCTGTTTAAGAAAAGGTTCATTGAAATCTTCTACAATTTCCGGAGGTATCGGTTCATTGACTGTTAAGACCTATTTACCTTTTGCTGATTCTGCGGGTAACTATATTTTGAAAGTTAATGGTGTTGTGAAAGGACAAATCCCTTATTCTAAAACAGCTACTACGACTACAATTTCTAATATTGATGTTGAAGGTGATGTAGTGATTGAATTAGTAGACGATACTACAAGCAACAGAGTATCTTTTGATAACTTGTCTTGGACTTGCTACACAAAATTGGCGGTTTCAGAATCTAGTGCTAAAAACCAAAAATTAACTGTTTATCCAAACCCTGTGAAAAACAGCGAATTGTTCATCAGCGGGATTTCTAAGAACGAAACAGTTCAGATTTACAGCGCCAATGGACAATTGGTTCAGACGGTTAATAATGTTAACAACAACGAGAAAATCAACTTGAAAAAACTTTCTAAAGGTGTTTATTTTGTGAAAACAAAATCTAGCAGCACGAAAGTAATTGTTGATTAA
- a CDS encoding response regulator transcription factor — protein MKPKILLVEDDPDLGMVLKQYLEFSDFEVNWIANPEEILKSKKQIDQYQLAILDVMLPVIDGFELSKEIRKTSDIPFLFLTAKGQSIDRILGLKLGADDYITKPCEPEELILRIKNILKRNQSSTKLIIKLGNYSFIPSQFQLLFQNETIQLTEKESELLLLLSKNNQKIINRKEILETLWGENDYFLGRSLDVFMTRLRKYFQKDERIKFDSVRGIGFKVEFPKF, from the coding sequence ATGAAGCCTAAAATTTTATTAGTAGAGGACGACCCAGATTTGGGAATGGTTCTGAAACAATATTTGGAATTTTCCGATTTTGAGGTCAATTGGATTGCGAATCCGGAAGAAATTCTGAAAAGTAAAAAACAGATTGACCAATACCAATTGGCAATTCTTGATGTCATGTTACCAGTAATTGATGGCTTTGAATTGTCCAAAGAAATTAGAAAAACTTCTGATATTCCATTTTTATTTCTGACAGCAAAAGGACAAAGTATAGACAGGATTCTAGGATTAAAACTTGGCGCAGACGATTATATCACAAAACCTTGCGAACCGGAAGAACTGATTTTACGTATCAAAAATATTCTCAAAAGAAACCAATCTTCAACAAAATTAATTATCAAACTCGGAAATTATTCTTTCATTCCGTCGCAGTTTCAGTTGCTTTTCCAGAATGAAACTATTCAGTTGACCGAGAAAGAATCCGAGTTGTTGCTTTTGCTTTCCAAAAACAATCAAAAAATCATCAATCGAAAAGAAATCCTTGAAACACTTTGGGGCGAGAACGATTACTTTCTTGGCAGAAGCCTGGATGTTTTTATGACCAGATTACGCAAGTATTTCCAGAAAGATGAACGAATCAAATTCGATTCTGTTCGTGGAATAGGCTTCAAAGTGGAGTTTCCTAAATTTTAG